A window of Rhizoctonia solani chromosome 5, complete sequence genomic DNA:
TGCAGCCAGTGGGAGCCAATCAACCCAATCAGACTGTCTATGATTCATGGAAGGACATAGGTAAGCCTCTATCCATTGGTTTTCAATCTCAGTTTGTCCATCAGATTGTGGTTGATAAGCAGTAGAGAAACTAGGAGTGATTTGCAGAGATTTGTAGAGTGCCTTGAggaacttggagttgaatgtaGTCCCTCTGTCAGACACAGTGCGCTTGGGAGtgccatgtagcttccagacatgttCCAGGAACATCTGAGCTACATCCTCAGCAGTAGCAACTTCTTTGCAGGGAATCAAGTGCATCATCTTTTAGAAGCAGTCTACAACCACTAAAATGTTGTCATATCCCTTACACTTGggaaacttgacaatgaaatcataCAAGATGCCTTCCCAGGTAAATGCCGGGACAGCAAGCGGGTTGAGAGCATAGTTGTGTACATGGCCCTTGCTTCTTTGACAGATTTCACAAGACTCCACATAGCAATTGACTTGGAATTCCATTATTGGCCAGTAATAGTGACAACTGATTAAGTCCAGAGTTTGTGCTCTTCCTTGGTGACCAGAAGCAGGGGAATCATGGAAGTGAGATAAGAGCTGCTGTTTGATCTCAGGTTCATCTGGCACAACtattcttccttgatacaaCAGTAGACCCTCCTGAATTGTATAGTCCTTGAACTTCTGTGCAATGCTGTGGGGCATGGATTTAGGGTCTGATACAGCTAGCAAGTTTGTGTCAAGACCAGGGTCTTCCTGAGtggcttccttgatttgatccaGCAAGGACAAatctatgtgtgctgaaaaTGCCTCAAAATGAGATTCTGGAATCATAACTTGTGGAGATGGTTCTAAGTCTGTGTGATCTGGTTTTCTTGACAGGGCGTCAGGTTTCTGTGACTATTTCCCAGGTCTATAAGCAATAACAAAGTTGTAGGACGCCAGCATGAGATGCCAGCGTGCATGACGcctgttgaaggttctagctgatttccagtactccagattcttgtgatcagtaaacacagtgattggctgctcagttccttccaggaagattctccagtgctcaaatgcacaaatgatggcaagtagctccttgtcatgcgTGTCATAGTTCAGCTCAGCAGGTGAAAAGCTGGCTGACATGAATGCAACAGGATGTATACAACCATCTTCCTTTCTCTGAGATAGTACAGCGCCCATGGCTGCTCCAGAAGtgtctgtttccaaggtgtAAGGTTTAGATTCATCAGGGTGAGCTAGAACAAGCTCCTTGCAAATCTCAGCCTTgattgcatcaaatgcagccttctgtTCTTCTAGCCATATCCATGGTTGCTCTTTCTGAGTAAGGTTATTCAGAGGGCGTGCTAAGCAAGAGAAGTTGGGGACAAAGCAACAGTAGAAGTttgcaaagcctaggaatgattgcaCCTGTTTTGCATTTTGGGGTTCAGGCCAGTCCATGATTGCTTgcaccttgtctttcatGGAGATGCCATCAGGAGTAATCACAAGACCAATGAAGGTGACTTCTGtgacaaagaagtagcatttggcagggttgcagaATAGATTATGGTTCAGCAAGCAAGATaagacttccctgacatgttccacatgctcttctcttgagtttgagaagatcaagatgtcatcCAAGTGCACAACCACAGAGatattgtcctggacacggtcacatgaccagtacaagtggttgcatgctggcccaagcccaaatttggggggtagcaggtgtaatcatgggttgtcagcagaggaataatagggctctatggcttagtggtcaagctggttcaattctggctagttctattttcctc
This region includes:
- a CDS encoding Retrotransposable element Tf2 protein; the encoded protein is MEGITDTQTALIDSGSSANFIDPNLPVLTTFHTLNWTPHALSLALMANKQFSAIFYALPLGNRNLILGTPWLILANPDIDWTTMKVSLHLATKAQDGSINPEPQNLPVKFQEFQEVFSEESFTMLPKHCPYDIAIDLEEDKQPPYCQSQQLPQAGKIVPTTSPAGAPVMFVKRADGRLCLVVDYCQLNAITIKDRYALPRQDKLIEKLRHAKIFTKLDLRNGYHNIRIKEGDEWKAAFHTALGHFAPTVMQFGLSNALADNISVVVHLDDILIFSNSREEHVEHVREVLSCLLNHNLFCNPAKCYFFVTEVTFIGLVITPDGISMKDKVQAIMDWPEPQNAKQVQSFLGFANFYCCFVPNFSCLARPLNNLTQKEQPWIWLEEQKAAFDAIKAEICKELVLAHPDESKPYTLETDTSGAAMGAVLSQRKEDGCIHPVAFMSASFSPAELNYDTHDKELLAIICAFEHWRIFLEGTEQPITVFTDHKNLEYWKSARTFNRRHARWHLMLASYNFSQKPDALSRKPDHTDLEPSPQVMIPESHFEAFSAHIDLSLLDQIKEATQEDPGLDTNLLAVSDPKSMPHSIAQKFKDYTIQEGLLLYQGRIVVPDEPEIKQQLLSHFHDSPASGHQGRAQTLDLISCHYYWPIMEFQVNCYVESCEICQRSKGHVHNYALNPLAVPAFTWEGILYDFIVKFPKFATAEDVAQMFLEHVWKLHGTPKRTVSDRGTTFNSKFLKALYKSLQITPSFSTAYQPQSDGQTEIENQWIEAYLCPSMNHRQSDWVDWLPLAAFAHNNARSKGSQPGKK